One window of Anaerotignum faecicola genomic DNA carries:
- a CDS encoding HsdM family class I SAM-dependent methyltransferase gives MAKKEVKTDLWVARQLDDSKIKYDAQGSDVKEINDALQSASKRGTGNAGYPEYVAVVKDFVIVIEDKADLAKHQKLTSTGILSVDQKDIADYAVNGAYFYAKHIAQNSSFHKIFAIGVSGDEKHHRITPLYVDDRDGYKQLPDIESFTSFTAVNIDEYYTRYVLAEKTDVEKTTEEILKDAAELHEYLRTYGSLKDQDKPLVVSGILLALDDKFFKPDDLLGDETTTDGQLIYDAIQRRLKASNVGPDAKRDKLMSEFSIIRTSARLNEVDAKLGKTPLKFYTEFLKKNVFDNIKYRSSSEDFIGRFYGEFMSYSGGDGQTLGIVLTPRHICDLFCDLLDIQATDIVLDPCCGTAGFLVAAMHHMLEKVGADQNKRKNIKKKQLHGFELQSNMFAIAATNMILRDDGNSNIKCEDFLRQNPAQVQLKGATVGMMNPPYSQGTKSDPSQYELSFVEHLLDSLTEGARAAVIVPQSSMTGKTKDEQTFKENILKHHTLEGVITCNTDTFYGVGTNPVIAIFTAHEPHPEDKVCKFIDFRNDGYEVRAHIGLVEGDSAKDKRQHLLDMWFGRTEAASKFCVESTVKAEDEWLHSFFYFNDEKPTDADFEKAIGDYLTFEFSMIMQNREYLFKNGGADIAED, from the coding sequence ATGGCAAAGAAAGAAGTTAAAACCGATTTGTGGGTCGCTCGTCAACTCGATGACTCCAAAATTAAATATGATGCGCAAGGCAGTGATGTTAAGGAAATTAACGATGCTTTACAGAGTGCATCAAAGCGAGGTACTGGCAATGCCGGATATCCGGAGTATGTTGCAGTTGTAAAAGACTTTGTTATCGTCATTGAGGATAAAGCTGATCTTGCCAAGCACCAGAAGCTGACCAGTACGGGAATCTTGTCTGTCGATCAGAAAGATATTGCAGATTACGCTGTTAATGGGGCATATTTTTACGCCAAGCACATTGCACAGAATAGCAGCTTCCATAAGATTTTTGCAATCGGCGTTTCTGGCGATGAAAAGCATCATAGAATCACTCCACTGTATGTGGATGATAGAGATGGCTATAAGCAGCTCCCTGATATTGAATCTTTTACCTCCTTCACCGCTGTCAATATCGACGAATACTATACTCGTTACGTTCTGGCAGAAAAGACCGATGTTGAAAAGACTACGGAGGAAATTCTGAAAGATGCGGCGGAACTGCACGAATATCTGCGCACCTATGGCTCCCTGAAGGATCAGGACAAGCCTTTGGTGGTCTCCGGTATTCTTCTGGCACTGGATGACAAGTTCTTCAAACCCGATGATTTGCTCGGTGACGAAACAACCACTGACGGCCAGTTGATTTACGATGCTATTCAGCGTCGCCTCAAAGCATCCAATGTTGGGCCTGATGCAAAACGTGACAAGCTGATGAGTGAATTTTCTATCATCCGCACAAGCGCTCGTTTGAATGAAGTCGATGCCAAGCTGGGTAAAACCCCGCTAAAATTCTACACTGAGTTTTTGAAGAAGAATGTCTTTGACAACATTAAGTACCGCAGTTCCAGCGAGGATTTCATTGGAAGATTCTATGGCGAATTTATGAGCTACTCCGGCGGTGATGGGCAGACACTCGGTATCGTCCTGACTCCTCGTCACATTTGTGATCTGTTCTGTGACCTTCTGGATATTCAAGCTACAGACATTGTGCTTGACCCCTGCTGTGGCACCGCTGGATTCCTTGTTGCAGCGATGCATCACATGCTTGAAAAGGTAGGTGCTGATCAGAACAAGCGAAAGAACATCAAGAAGAAACAGTTGCACGGATTTGAACTCCAGAGCAATATGTTTGCTATTGCTGCAACCAATATGATCCTCCGGGATGATGGTAATAGTAATATCAAATGCGAAGATTTTCTCCGGCAAAATCCTGCTCAGGTGCAGCTCAAAGGCGCAACTGTTGGCATGATGAATCCTCCTTATTCGCAAGGAACCAAGTCAGATCCGTCTCAGTATGAATTGTCCTTTGTGGAGCATTTGCTCGATTCCCTGACCGAAGGAGCAAGGGCTGCGGTAATTGTTCCTCAATCGTCCATGACCGGCAAGACCAAAGACGAACAGACTTTTAAGGAAAATATTCTGAAACACCATACGTTGGAAGGTGTCATTACCTGCAATACAGATACCTTTTATGGCGTAGGCACTAACCCTGTTATTGCAATCTTCACTGCACATGAGCCACATCCTGAGGACAAAGTGTGTAAATTCATTGATTTCCGCAATGATGGTTATGAAGTGCGTGCGCATATCGGTCTTGTTGAAGGCGATTCTGCAAAGGATAAGCGCCAACACCTGCTTGATATGTGGTTCGGCAGAACTGAAGCGGCTTCAAAATTCTGTGTGGAATCTACAGTGAAAGCCGAGGATGAGTGGCTACATTCTTTCTTTTATTTCAACGACGAAAAACCGACAGACGCAGACTTTGAGAAAGCTATTGGCGATTATCTAACATTTGAGTTTTCTATGATTATGCAGAATCGTGAATATCTGTTTAAGAACGGGGGTGCCGATATTGCAGAAGATTGA
- a CDS encoding AAA family ATPase — translation MQLSKIKIKNYRLLIDAELEVEPKTTLIVGRNNTAKTLCFECIGNVLDGAPFSFNDYPLQKRENLYTKIALFMEKKITFEELAKQLEPISIEFLVDYSLDDPEDNLGALSPFIIDVDVDTTTALIRVEFRLKADEKALWKLLEESYYKDGVFTLDDDTHNAIVANFYKLFELTVYAVNPKIPEEKQVKKHKELKELFPFHIIPAERLLGEDGTQNSSLSALISDFFDMSEDELDPSITKKVKELRSIVENANKSVQQQSNEILSTLVSSSVGFGYPNSEELQLGVTTQLSIDEQIKNQTQLSYTAGASKESLPSKYNGLGYKNLIKMEFLLAAFAKKVEKCGTACIPLLFIEEPESHMHPQMQHAFAEYLEAFLGKITSVGIQTFLTSHSAHVANTMVFSKIRYTQKTKDGVTYKNLSTFAQENPTNIDFIRKYLTLTKCDLFFADKAIFVEGASERLLLPDMIEKCAKAGDFDSQAYKLPAQYYTLIEIGGAYAYKFIPFIEFLGIPCLILTDLDSVLGTEGKNGRTYYKSVPVYLGETTSNKTIKWWWRKSKGLSEDDKGKIPLTEITLMTADEKTKGKCHLEFQTKEQGLCGHSLEEAIRNVNRAHYELEDTITEDDIEFSGKSKTDFALDLVYECDDYTIPAYIKSGLKWLNEQKILE, via the coding sequence ATGCAATTATCAAAGATAAAAATTAAAAACTACAGATTGCTTATTGATGCCGAACTGGAGGTTGAGCCTAAAACAACATTGATTGTTGGACGTAATAACACAGCCAAAACATTATGCTTTGAGTGTATTGGCAATGTGCTGGACGGAGCCCCCTTTTCCTTCAATGATTACCCACTGCAAAAGCGAGAGAACCTCTATACTAAGATAGCTCTATTCATGGAAAAGAAGATCACATTTGAGGAGCTTGCCAAGCAGCTGGAACCCATATCCATAGAATTTCTTGTGGATTACTCTCTCGATGATCCGGAGGATAACTTGGGAGCATTGTCACCTTTTATCATTGATGTAGATGTAGACACTACTACAGCATTAATCCGTGTTGAGTTCAGATTAAAGGCAGATGAGAAAGCTTTGTGGAAACTATTGGAGGAAAGCTATTACAAAGACGGAGTCTTTACTCTTGATGATGACACCCACAATGCCATTGTTGCGAATTTCTATAAGCTATTTGAACTGACGGTTTATGCGGTGAATCCTAAAATTCCAGAAGAAAAGCAAGTCAAAAAGCACAAAGAACTGAAAGAGCTTTTTCCGTTCCATATCATTCCGGCTGAACGACTCCTCGGCGAAGATGGTACTCAGAACAGCTCTCTGTCTGCACTGATTTCGGATTTCTTTGATATGAGTGAAGACGAATTAGACCCAAGCATTACAAAAAAGGTGAAGGAACTTCGTTCGATTGTCGAAAATGCAAACAAAAGTGTTCAGCAACAAAGTAATGAGATACTAAGTACCCTTGTAAGTAGTTCGGTCGGTTTTGGTTATCCAAATAGCGAAGAACTACAGTTGGGTGTTACAACTCAGTTAAGCATTGATGAGCAGATAAAAAATCAAACACAACTTTCTTACACAGCAGGTGCAAGTAAGGAAAGCCTTCCCAGCAAATACAACGGATTGGGATATAAAAATCTGATCAAGATGGAGTTTCTTCTTGCTGCATTTGCCAAGAAGGTGGAAAAGTGTGGCACTGCCTGCATTCCCCTGCTTTTCATTGAAGAACCAGAATCTCATATGCACCCACAAATGCAGCACGCCTTTGCGGAATATTTGGAGGCTTTTCTTGGAAAAATCACCTCTGTCGGGATTCAAACTTTTTTGACTTCTCATTCCGCCCATGTTGCCAATACAATGGTCTTCTCTAAAATTCGATATACTCAGAAAACTAAGGATGGCGTAACTTATAAAAACCTGAGTACATTTGCTCAGGAAAATCCCACCAACATCGATTTCATTAGAAAATATTTAACTCTAACCAAATGTGATTTATTCTTTGCTGATAAAGCTATTTTTGTAGAAGGTGCATCAGAACGTCTGCTGCTTCCAGACATGATTGAAAAGTGTGCAAAGGCTGGGGATTTTGATTCTCAGGCGTATAAATTGCCTGCGCAGTACTATACGCTGATAGAAATCGGTGGAGCATATGCTTACAAATTTATCCCTTTTATCGAGTTCTTAGGAATTCCATGCCTTATTCTTACTGATTTGGATTCTGTATTAGGAACAGAAGGAAAAAACGGCAGAACATATTATAAATCTGTTCCGGTTTACCTTGGTGAGACAACATCAAATAAAACTATAAAGTGGTGGTGGAGAAAAAGCAAAGGTCTTAGCGAGGATGATAAAGGGAAAATTCCCCTTACTGAGATTACATTAATGACAGCCGATGAAAAAACAAAAGGCAAATGTCACCTTGAATTTCAAACTAAGGAACAAGGACTATGCGGCCACTCCTTGGAAGAAGCTATCCGGAATGTCAATCGTGCGCATTATGAATTGGAGGACACTATAACTGAAGATGATATTGAGTTTTCTGGAAAGAGTAAGACAGATTTTGCACTTGATCTTGTTTATGAGTGTGATGATTATACCATTCCAGCTTATATCAAATCTGGATTGAAGTGGCTCAATGAACAAAAAATACTTGAGTAA
- a CDS encoding restriction endonuclease subunit S: MQKIDEKTWEAVRLTEIFDTISRGKRIKKSDHIPGDVPYVSSTALANGTDGSCGNEKNVRKFGDCLTLANSGSVGSCFYHPYDFVASDHVTALSREGTSEDCYLGLSALVGRLGEKYNFNREINDVRISRERVMLPVHEGVPDYEYIEKITQQKRQTMLNKYRIYAQKCIADLGDESELSALSEKTWDSFSISDIFDILPGKRLVAADTTPGDRPFIGALDNSNGIARFVNDTNVSLDKNVLGVNYDGNGMVIGFYHPYECIFSDSVKRFHLKHHEDNAFVLLFMKVAILQQKSKFGYLYKFNAERMANTRIMLPVTDDGTPDYEYMEQYAKNLMLRKYKQYLAYLDSKEKTDTIATSD, translated from the coding sequence TTGCAGAAGATTGATGAGAAAACATGGGAGGCTGTTCGCTTGACAGAGATATTTGACACAATCTCTCGTGGAAAGCGGATTAAAAAATCTGACCATATTCCTGGTGATGTTCCGTATGTTTCATCCACAGCGCTTGCGAACGGTACAGATGGAAGTTGTGGCAATGAGAAGAATGTCCGAAAATTCGGTGACTGTCTTACCCTTGCGAATAGCGGAAGTGTTGGTTCCTGCTTTTACCACCCATATGATTTCGTTGCCAGTGATCATGTAACTGCGCTAAGCAGAGAGGGTACCAGTGAAGATTGTTATTTGGGCTTATCTGCACTTGTTGGGCGTTTAGGTGAAAAGTATAATTTTAACAGAGAGATTAACGATGTTCGTATTTCCAGAGAGCGTGTTATGCTTCCTGTCCATGAAGGTGTTCCGGATTACGAATATATAGAAAAAATTACACAACAGAAACGCCAAACGATGCTGAACAAGTACCGTATCTATGCCCAAAAATGTATTGCTGACTTGGGTGATGAATCCGAGTTGTCCGCATTATCTGAAAAAACATGGGATTCTTTTTCCATCTCAGACATTTTTGATATTTTGCCCGGAAAGCGCCTGGTCGCAGCAGATACTACTCCTGGAGACAGACCATTTATCGGAGCTTTGGATAACAGCAACGGCATTGCACGTTTTGTGAATGACACAAATGTGTCTCTGGATAAAAATGTGCTCGGCGTAAACTATGATGGTAATGGTATGGTAATAGGATTCTATCATCCATACGAATGTATTTTTTCTGACTCAGTAAAGCGGTTCCACTTGAAGCACCATGAGGACAATGCGTTTGTACTGCTGTTTATGAAGGTTGCCATTCTGCAACAGAAAAGTAAGTTTGGCTATCTGTATAAATTTAATGCAGAACGCATGGCTAATACCAGAATTATGCTGCCCGTTACCGATGATGGCACTCCTGATTACGAATATATGGAGCAGTATGCCAAAAATCTGATGCTCCGGAAGTATAAGCAGTATTTGGCATATCTTGATTCAAAAGAAAAAACTGATACGATAGCTACAAGCGATTGA
- a CDS encoding UvrD-helicase domain-containing protein: protein MCITYTNAAVNVIAERLSKDSFILPSTIHSFAWNAIKQYQSFLINIVTNDPDFLPDEGDFLKITEVTYTLGHRYKENGIQYLYHDDVLKLFCTLLDNAKFRRVFSDKYPLILIDEYQDSYSPIIERFIKHFIAEEKGPQFGFFGDAWQTIYQSNKACGVIEHDKLKVIKKGSNFRSAPKIVDLLNEIRPDLPQTSAIDDFKGEVFVITCEDYTGPRRADRNFKNELPPEELKSRLNKVTEKIKQETPADEELKVLMITHKVLATQQGYEKLLDILNDGLRDKEDPFLLFFMETVEPIYHALNTSDMQLLFDTLGIKRYPITKKAEKNKWKELQRQLDEARKKSAIDVFEIINRTKLIPIPPKLDGWYHLYQNTPETIYASNTSIEAFLNLDYAQFIAVKDFLHPEAQYSTEHGVKGEEYDNVIFVISKGWNQYQFETYAPMITKKAVIPSGKQASFERNRNLFYVCCSRPKKRLIFFVTVPIDSTFKSFLVELVGEQNIFTFSQYIERKID, encoded by the coding sequence ATCTGCATTACTTATACAAATGCTGCTGTAAATGTAATTGCAGAAAGGTTATCAAAGGATTCTTTCATCCTTCCGTCTACAATACATTCCTTTGCGTGGAATGCAATTAAGCAATATCAGAGTTTTCTAATCAATATTGTTACCAATGACCCCGACTTTTTGCCAGATGAAGGAGATTTTCTCAAGATTACCGAAGTTACATATACCTTGGGGCATAGGTACAAAGAAAACGGTATTCAATATTTATATCATGACGATGTTCTGAAATTATTTTGCACACTTTTGGATAACGCAAAATTCCGTCGTGTGTTTTCAGACAAGTATCCTTTGATTTTGATTGACGAATACCAAGATTCCTATAGCCCGATCATAGAACGTTTCATAAAACATTTTATTGCAGAGGAAAAGGGTCCACAATTCGGATTTTTCGGTGATGCATGGCAAACCATATATCAATCCAATAAGGCCTGTGGAGTTATTGAACATGATAAGCTTAAGGTTATCAAGAAAGGATCCAATTTTAGATCTGCGCCGAAAATTGTTGACCTCTTGAATGAAATTCGTCCAGATTTACCGCAAACATCAGCAATAGATGACTTTAAAGGAGAAGTGTTTGTTATTACGTGCGAGGATTATACTGGACCTCGTCGTGCAGACCGTAATTTCAAGAACGAATTACCTCCAGAGGAATTGAAATCACGATTAAACAAAGTTACTGAAAAAATAAAACAAGAAACACCTGCGGATGAAGAATTAAAAGTTCTAATGATTACGCACAAGGTTCTTGCTACACAGCAAGGATACGAGAAACTCCTGGATATTCTGAATGACGGATTGAGAGACAAAGAAGACCCGTTCCTATTGTTCTTTATGGAGACCGTTGAACCGATCTATCATGCGCTTAACACCTCCGATATGCAGTTGCTTTTTGATACACTTGGAATTAAGCGTTATCCAATTACCAAGAAGGCTGAGAAAAATAAGTGGAAAGAACTACAGCGTCAACTTGATGAGGCACGCAAGAAAAGCGCCATTGATGTTTTTGAAATTATCAACCGGACTAAATTGATTCCTATACCACCAAAATTAGATGGTTGGTATCATTTGTACCAGAATACACCTGAAACAATATATGCTTCTAATACTTCAATAGAAGCGTTCTTGAATCTGGATTACGCACAGTTTATTGCTGTGAAAGACTTCTTACATCCAGAAGCACAGTATTCTACAGAGCACGGAGTTAAAGGAGAAGAATACGACAATGTGATTTTTGTTATCAGTAAAGGATGGAACCAGTATCAATTTGAAACCTATGCTCCAATGATAACAAAAAAAGCTGTCATCCCAAGTGGAAAACAAGCTTCCTTTGAGCGTAACCGCAATTTATTTTATGTATGTTGTTCAAGGCCAAAGAAAAGGTTGATTTTCTTTGTAACGGTTCCTATTGATTCCACCTTCAAATCGTTTTTGGTTGAACTTGTTGGAGAACAGAATATTTTTACCTTCAGCCAGTATATCGAAAGAAAAATCGATTAA